In a genomic window of Candidatus Eisenbacteria bacterium:
- a CDS encoding fumarate reductase/succinate dehydrogenase flavoprotein subunit yields the protein MSTLPSEGQGLRPDSAPKPEPLLDARIPDGTIEQKWDRCRAEMKLVNPANRRKHTILIVGSGLAGAAAAATLGEQGYHVHCFSFHDTPRRAHSIAAQGGINAAKNYRNDGDSIFRLFKDTVKGGDFRAREANSYRLAQVSVEIIDQCVAQGVPFARDYGGLLETRSFGGVQVERTFYARGQTGQQLLLGAYQALERQIAAGTVTMHPRSEMLDLVVIDGKARGIVTRNLETGAVRSHVGDVVVLATGGYSNVFYLSTNAKASNCTAIWRAHRRGALFGNPCFTQIHPTCIPQSGEHQSKLTLMSESLRNDGRVWVPKKKGDTRGANDIPESERDYYLERRYPSFGNLVPRDVASRAAKEVCDEGRGVGPGGHGVYLDFADAIARLGLDDVQAKYGNLFEIYERITGDDAYRVPMRIYPAPHYTMGGLWVDYHLMSTIPGLFVAGEANFSDQGSNRLGASALMQGLSDGYFILPATVPDYVASAKVEKVDASHPAFRGAEEQVHRRTQALLATHGRRTVHAFATELGRLMWDECGMARSDAGLRRALAKIPELREEFQKNIRVLGSGEELNQSLEKAGRVADFLELAELMCTD from the coding sequence ATGTCCACTCTTCCCAGCGAGGGACAAGGCCTGCGGCCGGACTCGGCGCCGAAACCGGAACCGCTCCTGGACGCGAGGATTCCCGACGGGACGATCGAGCAGAAGTGGGACCGCTGCCGCGCCGAGATGAAGCTCGTGAATCCCGCCAACCGGCGGAAGCACACCATCCTGATCGTCGGCTCGGGCCTCGCCGGTGCCGCCGCGGCGGCGACGCTCGGCGAGCAGGGCTACCACGTGCACTGCTTCTCGTTCCACGACACGCCGCGCCGCGCCCACTCGATCGCCGCCCAGGGCGGGATCAACGCCGCCAAGAACTACCGCAACGACGGCGACAGCATCTTCCGCCTGTTCAAGGACACGGTGAAGGGCGGCGACTTCCGCGCCCGCGAGGCCAACTCGTACAGGCTGGCGCAGGTCAGTGTCGAGATCATCGACCAGTGCGTCGCCCAGGGCGTGCCCTTCGCCCGGGACTACGGTGGCCTGCTCGAGACGCGCTCCTTCGGCGGCGTCCAGGTCGAGCGGACCTTTTACGCACGCGGCCAGACCGGCCAGCAGCTCCTGCTCGGGGCCTACCAGGCGCTGGAGCGCCAGATCGCGGCGGGGACGGTGACGATGCATCCGCGGAGCGAGATGCTCGACCTCGTCGTCATCGACGGCAAGGCGCGCGGCATCGTGACGCGCAATCTCGAGACCGGCGCAGTCCGTTCGCACGTCGGCGACGTCGTGGTGCTTGCCACCGGCGGCTACAGCAACGTCTTCTACCTCTCGACGAACGCCAAGGCGTCGAACTGCACCGCCATCTGGCGGGCGCATCGCAGGGGCGCGCTCTTCGGCAATCCGTGCTTCACGCAGATCCATCCGACCTGCATCCCGCAGTCGGGCGAGCACCAGTCGAAGCTGACCCTCATGTCGGAGTCGCTGCGCAACGACGGCCGCGTCTGGGTTCCGAAGAAGAAGGGCGACACGCGCGGGGCGAACGACATCCCGGAGAGCGAGCGCGACTACTATCTCGAACGCCGCTACCCGAGCTTCGGCAACCTCGTGCCGCGCGACGTCGCCTCGCGTGCCGCCAAGGAGGTCTGCGACGAGGGTCGCGGTGTCGGGCCGGGCGGCCACGGCGTCTACCTCGATTTCGCCGATGCGATCGCACGCCTCGGGCTCGACGATGTCCAGGCGAAGTACGGCAACCTCTTCGAGATCTACGAGCGCATCACGGGGGACGATGCCTATCGCGTGCCGATGCGGATCTATCCGGCTCCGCACTACACCATGGGCGGTCTGTGGGTCGACTACCACCTGATGTCGACGATTCCTGGGCTCTTCGTCGCCGGCGAAGCCAACTTCTCCGACCAGGGCTCGAATCGGCTCGGCGCGAGCGCGCTTATGCAGGGGCTGTCCGACGGCTACTTCATCCTGCCCGCCACCGTGCCGGACTACGTGGCCAGCGCGAAGGTCGAGAAGGTCGATGCCTCGCACCCGGCGTTCCGCGGGGCCGAAGAGCAGGTTCATCGACGCACGCAGGCGCTCCTCGCGACCCACGGGCGACGAACCGTGCACGCCTTCGCCACCGAGCTCGGCCGGCTCATGTGGGACGAGTGCGGCATGGCGCGCTCGGACGCCGGACTGCGACGGGCGCTCGCGAAGATCCCCGAGCTGCGCGAGGAGTTCCAGAAGAACATCCGCGTGCTCGGGAGCGGGGAGGAGCTGAACCAGTCGCTCGAGAAGGCCGGCCGCGTCGCGGACTTCCTGGAGCTGGCGGAGCTCATGTGCACGGAC